The Canis lupus dingo isolate Sandy chromosome 8, ASM325472v2, whole genome shotgun sequence genome has a segment encoding these proteins:
- the LOC112657537 gene encoding LOW QUALITY PROTEIN: 40S ribosomal protein S13 (The sequence of the model RefSeq protein was modified relative to this genomic sequence to represent the inferred CDS: substituted 1 base at 1 genomic stop codon), producing MGRMHAPGKGLSQSALPYRRSVPTWLKLTSDDVKEQIYKLAKKGLTPSQIGVILRDSHGVAQVRFVTGNKILRILKSKGLAPDLPEDLYHLIKKAVAVRKHLERNRKDKDAKFXLILIESRIHRLARYYKTKRVLPPNWKYESSTASALVA from the coding sequence ATGGGTCGCATGCACGCTCCCGGGAAGGGCCTGTCCCAGTCGGCTCTGCCCTACCGCCGCAGCGTCCCCACCTGGCTGAAGCTGACGTCCGACGACGTGAAGGAGCAGATCTACAAACTGGCCAAGAAGGGTCTGACTCCCTCGCAGATCGGTGTGATCCTGAGAGACTCCCATGGTGTTGCACAAGTACGTTTTGTGACAGGCAATAAAATCTTGAGAATTCTTAAGTCCAAGGGACTTGCACCTGATCTCCCTGAGGATCTGTACCATTTGATTAAGAAAGCTGTTGCTGTTCGAAAGCATCTTGAGAGGAACAGAAAGGATAAGGATGCCAAATTCTGACTGATTCTGATTGAGAGCCGTATTCACCGATTGGCTCGATATTATAAGACCAAAAGAGTCCTCCCTCCCAATTGGAAATACGAGTCATCCACAGCCTCTGCCCTGGTCGCATAA